The Candidatus Deferrimicrobiaceae bacterium genome includes the window ATCAACATCCCGAAAGACGACGGGATCGAAGGGGAGTGCGGATTCTACGAAGGACCCGGCCCCGCGACAAAGTAAAAAGATTCTTGAACCGACCGTCGCCGGTCTGGTAGATTAGCGACGCGGCAAATCCACGGCCGCCTTTGGGAAAAATCGGGTGCGGCCGTGGATTTTGCCTTTTTATGCGGCAATTTTCCCAAACACCATTCTGAGAAGGAGGGCATGCAACGATGAAGGTGGAATTCTATTACGACAGCACGGTGCAACCCGGCGCGACGTTCAACACCAACAATGCGAAGGCCGTCGAGCTCGTCAACCAGCTGGCGGCCAAGGGCGTCAACGCCAAGGCCGTTGACTTAAAGGGCGCGCAGGTTGCCTTCATGACGTACAACGCGTCGCTGACGGGCCCGAAGGCGCAGGTGCGCGCGGTGTTCGGCGCGAAGGGCGCGCTCCAGGAAGACTTCGGGAAGACCGTGCCGGCCCTCCTGGTGTTCGAGAAGGATGCGGACCGCTACCCGACGGAGGCATTCCCCCGGTCCGACAGGGATCTGCAGCGTACCCTGAACTGCGAGGAGGCACTCCAGAGGCTTCTGGAGAAAGCGTAAAGATCGGCAAACTCGAGCGGCGGGGAGATGGCCGCGGGGGTCGCGGCCCGGAACCGCCTTACGAAGGAGGGGAGGACGGATGGGGAAAATACCGGAAAGTTACCTGCCGCCGCAGGAGTTGCGGCCCAAGCGGATCTACGCACTTGACGAGTTCAAGAACATCCCGCAGAAGTTCAATTCCACGGAAATTTTGCTCGACCAGACCGCGGCGAAGTACGGCGACAAGGTCGCCGTCTACTTCGACGAGCAGAGGATCACCTACAAGCAGCTCCAGGCGAGCGTCAACCGCGTCGCCAACGGGCTCAAGAAACTCGGCGTCGAGGAGGGGGACCGGGTTTTCTTGCGGGTGCCCAACATCCCGCCGGCCGTCGTCTGCAACTTCGCCGTCATCAAGATCGGGGGTGTTTCCCTGCCCACCTCGGTTCTGTTCGCCCGCACCGAGATCGCCCATGTGGCGAACCTGGCCGAGGCGAAGGTCATGATCGTCGCCGCGGCGATGCTCGGCGAGGTCGAGGCGGCCAAGCCCGAACTCAAAACGGTCAAGACGATTGTCGTGGTCGGCGGCGACGAGAACGAGGTCCGGGCGAAGGGGTACGTTCCGTACGCGGACCTCATGAAGAACCCGGACCAGTGTGAGGCGGTGAAGCGGGACCGGATGGACGTCTCCGTCCTGCTGTTCACCTCGGGGACGACCGGCCTGCCCAAAGGGACGGCGCACTTCATGGAGGAGTCGCTCATCGTCGCCGACGGGTTCGGGAAGCACTGCTGGGAAGTCTCCGACAAGGACGTGATCGGTGGCCCGGCGCCGATCGCCATGGCAGCCGGCTACTCCACCGTGGCGGTCATCCCGTTCCGGTACGGCGCGGCCGTGTCGCTGATCCCCCGGTTCGAGCCGGTGGCAATGGCCAAGAACATCCAGAACCACAAGATCACGATCATGTCGGCCCTTCCCACCGCGTACCGGAAGATGCTGGTCGACATCAACCCGAAGGATTACGACTTCTCCTCCCTGCGGTTCTGCACCGGCGGCGGCGAGGCGCTGACCGGCAAGACGTACCTCGACTGGAAGGAGAAGTTCGGCCTCGAGCTCTACGAGGGGCTCGGGACCACCGAGATGATGTTCGTCTTCATCTCCGCGGCGGTCACCAAGAAGGTCAAGCCGGGATGGATCGGCTCGGCCTGCCCGGGGTACGTCGTGAAGGTCGTCAACGAAGAATTCAAGGAGGTCAAGCCCGGCGAGGTCGGCAAGATGATCGTCCAGGGGCCTACGGGAACGATCTACTGGAAGGACAACGACAAGCAGAAATCGGCGGTGAAGGACGGCTGGTGCCTGGCCGGGGACGTGGTGACGATGGACGAGCTGGGGAACGTCCAGTTCCTCTCCCGGGAGGACGATCTCATCAAGTCGTCCGGCTACCGGATCGGGCCGGAGGAGATCGAGGAGGCGCTGGTCATGCACGCTTCGGTCGCGGACGCCGGCGTCATCGGCGTGCCCGACCCCGTCATGGGGCAGAAGACGAAGGCGTTCGTGGCCCTGAAAGCCGGCGTCAAGCCTACGGAGGAGCTGAAAAAAGAGCTGATCGAGTTCTGCAAGGGAAAGATCGCCGTCTACAAGCTTCCCCGGGAGATCGAATTCATCGACGCGATGCCCCGCACCGCGGTCGGGAAGCTGTTGCGCCGGATGCTGCGCCAGCCGGAGGCCGGTAAGTCCAAGGGGTAGAGCGAGGCTGGGGGGGGACACTCCAGCCGGGGACATTCCTGATTCATCTCCGGGATGCGGGAGAGGAGTGTCCCCGCACATCAGGAGTGTCCCCCGGAAAGCAAGAGGCCCGGCGGCTTGCCAAAAGCCTCCGGGCCGTTTTTCCCTCCGCTTCCTTCTCCTACTCGCCCAGCCACTGTCCCAGGTGGTGCGTGGACGGGACGTTCTCGAGGATGCATTTCGTGACGGCGACGATCGGGATCCCCAGGATGAGCCCCATCCCCCCCCACATCCACCCGAAGAACATGATCGCCACCGTCGCCGCGACCGCGTTCAGCCGAACCCCCTTGCCGACGAGCGTCGGGATCAGGAAGTTGGCGGCCACGAGGTGGAACAGGGAAACGCTCACGAAGATGACGACGATGGGCACTCCCGAGTCGAATGCGACCAGCCCCACGACGAGGGCGGGCAGGAGGGCCAGAGGGAGTCCGAGGTAGGGGATCGTGGAAAGCGTCCCGCTCAGGATCCCGAGGACGGTCCAGTAGGGAAGACCCACGAACAGGAAGACGAGGGTGGTGGAGACGCTTAAGACCCCCGCCACGATCGCGTTTCCGATGAGGAACCGCTGCATCATCCGCTCGATGTCGTAGATGATGGCCCCCGCGATCTCCTGGTGTTCCCCCGGGAAGAGCTCGCGGGTTTTCCGGGAGAGCGCCTCCTTTTCCGCGAGGATGAAGTAGACCAGGAAAGGGATGAAGGAGAGGGAGAAGATGATCGTCGTGACCGACCCGAGGCCGTGGAAGACGGCATCGGACCAGGAGTTCCCCCCGCGGAGGACGACTTCGGTCCCCTTCTCGGCGGCCGACCCG containing:
- a CDS encoding acyl-CoA synthetase, whose protein sequence is MGKIPESYLPPQELRPKRIYALDEFKNIPQKFNSTEILLDQTAAKYGDKVAVYFDEQRITYKQLQASVNRVANGLKKLGVEEGDRVFLRVPNIPPAVVCNFAVIKIGGVSLPTSVLFARTEIAHVANLAEAKVMIVAAAMLGEVEAAKPELKTVKTIVVVGGDENEVRAKGYVPYADLMKNPDQCEAVKRDRMDVSVLLFTSGTTGLPKGTAHFMEESLIVADGFGKHCWEVSDKDVIGGPAPIAMAAGYSTVAVIPFRYGAAVSLIPRFEPVAMAKNIQNHKITIMSALPTAYRKMLVDINPKDYDFSSLRFCTGGGEALTGKTYLDWKEKFGLELYEGLGTTEMMFVFISAAVTKKVKPGWIGSACPGYVVKVVNEEFKEVKPGEVGKMIVQGPTGTIYWKDNDKQKSAVKDGWCLAGDVVTMDELGNVQFLSREDDLIKSSGYRIGPEEIEEALVMHASVADAGVIGVPDPVMGQKTKAFVALKAGVKPTEELKKELIEFCKGKIAVYKLPREIEFIDAMPRTAVGKLLRRMLRQPEAGKSKG
- a CDS encoding AI-2E family transporter, producing MRRISLDRATGASLTLLATLGVIALLYFASSVFITILSSALIALALEPFVQFFCRKAKIGRRVSSMVVGFFAIAFLYGLFYLLYRSMQQFFTDLPILVDQIRNAPLVEGIIDRIHQITETLSEAGRSIAPPPGSAAEKGTEVVLRGGNSWSDAVFHGLGSVTTIIFSLSFIPFLVYFILAEKEALSRKTRELFPGEHQEIAGAIIYDIERMMQRFLIGNAIVAGVLSVSTTLVFLFVGLPYWTVLGILSGTLSTIPYLGLPLALLPALVVGLVAFDSGVPIVVIFVSVSLFHLVAANFLIPTLVGKGVRLNAVAATVAIMFFGWMWGGMGLILGIPIVAVTKCILENVPSTHHLGQWLGE